One segment of Primulina tabacum isolate GXHZ01 chromosome 6, ASM2559414v2, whole genome shotgun sequence DNA contains the following:
- the LOC142550155 gene encoding uncharacterized protein LOC142550155 has product MDSMPHFDDVFDIEEQGDNIDPHVDPSSRGKRSASTSGNSSMLMPKKPWSLRPINAFFKLDAKNQGGKTPQFNEVQKKLRSDAVQKFARWMYDARIAFKAVKYDSFKPMIEAIGQYGPGMKPPSYHEVIEPLLKEEINHTKLILKQNEEEMAKNGCTLMVDGWRDRKGRSLINFLVNTPKGSMFIESVDASSYSHTGEKMFELLDKFVQKVGVNNIVQVVTDSASNNVYAGKKLMDKYPNFYWAPCAAHCLDLMFEDIFNIPDLKRALERAINVNRYIYNRTMLLNMMREFTDQRDLIRPAKTRFATAFLTMRSFQQHKQHLRKMFTSENWSKSKFAKEQTGKQAQKIILMPSFWNSIIYAMKVGGPLLEVLRLVDGEKKPAIGYIYEAMDRAKEKIAKAFGNNEERYKEVFEIIDNR; this is encoded by the exons ATGGATTCCATGCCTCattttgatgatgtttttgataTAGAAGAGCAAGGAGATAATATTGATCCACACGTGGATCCATCCTCTCGTGGAAAGCGGTCGGCATCTACCTCAGGCAACTCGTCAATGTTAATGCCCAAAAAACCATGGTCATTGCGTCCTATAAATGCTTTTTTTAAGCTAGACGCAAAGAATCAAGGTGGTAAAACACCCCAATTTAATGAAGTTCAGAAAAAGTTGAGGTCTGATGCAGTTCAAAAATTTGCAAGGTGGATGTATGATGCGAGGATCGCATTCAAGGCGGTCAAATATGACAGCTTCAAGCCAATGATCGAAGCTATTGGACAATATGGTCCTGGGATGAAACCACCTAGTTACCATGAGGTGATAGAACCACTTTTAAAGGAGGAGATCAACCATACAAAGCTGATTTTGAAACAAAATGAAGAGGAGATGGCGAAGAATGGTTGTACTTTGATGGTTGATGGGTGGAGAGATAGAAAGGGGAGATCACttatcaatttcttggtgaATACCCCAAAAGGCAGCATGTTTATTGAATCAGTTGATGCATCTAGCTACTCTCACACGGGTGAGAAGATGTTTGAATTGCTTGACAAGTTTGTGCAAAAAGTTGGGGTGAATAATATTGTTCAAGTGGTCACCGACAGTGCATCAAATAATGTTTATGCGG GAAAGAAGTTGATGGATAAATATCCAAACTTTTATTGGGCCCCGTGTGCAGCACATTGTTTGGATTTGATGTTTGAGGACATATTCAATATTCCAGATTTGAAGAGGGCACTTGAGCGGGCAATTAATGTTAACAGATATATTTACAACCGAACTATGTTGTTGAACATGATGAGAGAGTTCACCGATCAAAGAGACCTTATCAGGCCAGCTAAAACTCGTTTTGCCACCGCTTTCTTGACTATGAGAAGCTTTCAGCAGCATAAGCAACATTTGAGAAAGATGTTTACTTCAGAAAATTGGAGTAAAAGCAAATTTGCGAAGGAACAGACTGGTAAGCAAGCACAGAAAATTATTTTGATGCCTTCGTTTTGGAATTCTATCATTTATGCTATGAAAGTTGGTGGCCCATTATTGGAGGTACTTCGGTTGGTTGATGGGGAGAAGAAGCCTGCCATAGGTTATatatacgaggcaatggataggGCTAAGGAGAAAATAGCAAAAGCCTTTGGTAATAACGAAGAAAGGTACAAAGAGGTTTTTGAGATAATCGACAATAGGTGA
- the LOC142549220 gene encoding uncharacterized protein LOC142549220, which produces MLQLHQDLHAAGYFLNPQFFYSNSEIEQDEEVVTGLYNAISRLTFDTETERKIHTELLKYKQAEGLFGKEVAIEMRKVVSPAAWWNSYGASTPKLQKLAQKILSLTCSSSGCKRNWSVFEHLHSKKRNRLEQKCLNDLVFIKYNRALRRRYDSRDTIDPIILTEVDDGNEWLLGRPEDEEHDFVHDGDDLTWQDVADVVGVDEAPYTLRKSKGASKATPTSTGSSKAATSKSRRKRPIETSSTLNFIDDDEFDFDEESEKENDAERYAISNEEDGLDLDEEDKDEF; this is translated from the exons ATGTTGCAACTCCATCAAGATTTGCATGCAGCGGGTTATTTCTTGAACCCTCAGTTCTTTTACTCAAATTCTGAGATAGAACAAGATGAGGAAGTAGTTACGGGGTTGTACAATGCAATCAGTAGGTTGACTTTTGATACTGAGACGGAGAGAAAAATACATACAGAGTTGTTAAAATACAAACAAGCCGAAGGTCTTTTTGGGAAGGAAGTTGCAATCGAAATGAGAAAGGTTGTATCACCAG CTGCATGGTGGAACTCATATGGAGCTTCGACACCAAAGTTGCAAAAACTTGCCCAAAAGATACTCAGTCTCACTTGTAGCTCCTCTGGTTGCAAGCGCAATTGGAGTGTGTTTGAACAT CTTCATTCCAAGAAAAGGAATAGATTGGAGCAAAAATGCCTGAATGATTTGGtgttcatcaaatacaacagagCTCTGAGGCGTAGATACGATAGTCGTGATACCATCGATCCTATCATATTGACTGAAGTGGATGATGGCAATGAATGGCTGCTAGGGAGACCGGAGGATGAAGAGCATGACTTTGTTCATGATGGTGATGATTTGACTTGGCAAGATGTTGCAGATGTTGTTGGAGTAGATGAAGCTCCTTATACATTGAGGAAATCCAAAGGGGCCTCGAAGGCGACCCCTACATCTACAGGAAGCTCGAAGGCGGCTACATCTAAGTCTAGAAGGAAAAGGCCAATAGAAACATCTTCCACACTTAATTTTATAGATGATGATGAATTTGACTTTGATGAAGAAAGTGAAAAAGAGAATGACGCCGAACGTTATGCAATTTCAAATGAAGAAGATGGTCTCGATCTTGATGAAGAagataaagatgaattttaa